One Thermoplasmata archaeon genomic window, TTGGACTCCGGGTCCGTGCCGACGATCTCGACGATGGACTTGACCCGGCGGGTCATGTCCGTGCCCACCTTGACCTGGGCCTGGAGGAGCACGATGTCCAGAGCCGCGACCAGGGCGCGTGGCAGGTTGATGGGGGCGTTCTCGAGCCGGTGGACCATCGCCTGGACATCGTCCGCGTGGAACGTGGTGTATGCGGACTTGCCCGTGGCCATGGCCTGGAACACGACGAACGCCTCGGAGCCTCGGACCTCACCGACCATCATGTACTGAGGACGCTGGCGGAGGGCCGCGGTCAGGAGGTCGAACATGTCGATCTCGCCCGCCGCCTTGCCCGTGGCCACGCTCTTGCCGCCGAAGCCGGCGCGCGTGAGCAGGGGCACCCAGTTCTCGTGGGGCAGGTTCAGCTCCCGCGTGTCCTCGATGGAGACGATCTTCATCTGGGGTGGGATGAACAGCAGGATCGCGTTCAGGGTCGTCGTCTTCCCGGAAGCGGTGCCGCCGCAAATCAGCATGCTCTGGCCGTTCTCGATCGCAAGCCAGAGGTAGGAGGCCATCTCGGGGGACAGGGTCTTGAACCGGATCATGTCCAGCGGCGTGAAGGGGTTCTCCCGGAACCGCCGGATCGTGAACGAGGACCCGCGCTTGGTCACGTGCATGCCGAGGGTCGCCTGGAGACGGGAACCGTCGGGGATCGTGGCGTCGAGCATGGGCATCGCGACGGAGATGTGCTTGCCGCACTTCTGCGCGAGCCACACGACGAACGAGTCCAGCTCTTCGGCCGTGTCGAACTTCAAGTTCGAGGGGATGGAGCCGTACTTGCGGTGGTAGATGTAGAACGGGACCTGGACGCCGTCGCAGGACACATCCTCGACCTGGGAGTCCGTCATGACCACGTCGATGGCGCCGTAGCGCATGAAGTCCCGGAGGATGTAGTACATGATCCGTTCCTTGGAGACGGGGTGAAGCTCAACCCCGAGTTCGCGCAGCAGACCGTCCACGACGCGGCGGAGGTACGTCTCCTTCTGGGCTTTGTCCGCGTCCTGCATGAGTTCCAGGTTCGCGACGATGATCTCCTTGAGGACGTCCAGAAGCTCGGATTCCTCTTCGATGAGCTTGGGCTCGATGACCTCGTAGAAGTACTCGTTCGCCAGGGTGTCGTACTGGATGCGGACGTAGGAGTAGTTCTTGAGGATCGGCTGGATCTCGATCTCGTTCATGTTCCGCTGGACGAGCTTGGGGATCGTCGTGATCTTGCCCAGGGTCGCCTCTTCGACGCCGCTCACGCGGGGGGCCTTGACCTTGATGCCCCTGTCGCCGAGGAGCCGACCGAAGTAGCGCTTCTTGATGGAGTCCAGGGCCGCGAAGAGCGTCCGCTTGCGGGTCTCCTCGATCTGGGCCAGCATCTTCTGGGCTTCCGCCTTCTCCGCGTCGAGCTTCCGGACGCGCGCGGCCACCTGGGCCTTCTTCGAGTCGAGGTCCTCGAGCGTCTCGCTGTATTCCGATTCCGTGGACTGGGACATCGTGGTTCACCTCAGATCAGCTGCACGCCCAGGAGGGCGATCAGGAGCATGATGAAGCTGTGGCGCAGGCCCGTGGGAATCTTCCCGTTGTCCAGGACGCCCGCGAGGATCCCGTCGCCGAGGCCGTGCACGATCAGGGCGATGAAGAAGGCCGTCTTGATCTGCTGGACCACGGCAGGGAGGTTGTTCGCGAGAGGGCTGCTGCTTGCGAGGGCCCCGCTGGGACCCGCCCCGAGCGCCCCGCTCGCCTCGACCATCTTAGGGAGGAACGTGGCGTCCAGGATGAAGATCGTCACGAGGAACACGAGGAACGAGATGTAGATCACGGCGATGTACGTCGACATGGTGATCCGGCGCTCGTCCTCCGTGAGCTGGGTCTCCTTCGTGTCGTGGGAGACCATGGTCAGGACGTCCGCAACATCGCCCCCGGCGTCGGAGGACTTCACAATGATCGCGACGACCCGCGCAACGGCGGGCGTCTTCACGCGCTCCGCGAACAGCCGGAGGGCTTCCGTGGCCGGGACGCCCCAACTGATCTGGGCGGCCATTTTCTTGATCTCGGGGGTGAGCCGTCCGTACCGGCCGCCGCTCGACACGACGATGGCCTCGGCGAGGGTCATGCCGAACCGGCCTGCCTCCGCGACATCGCGCAGGAAGTCCGGGAGTCGCCGCTCGATCTGCTTGACCTCGCGCTGCTTGCGGGCCATGTAGAACCCGTAGGGGCCGACGAAGCCAAGCATGGCGATGACGAGCCAGTTCAGGAAGTTGTCCACGGGCTGGGCGCCGGAGCGGAAGGCGATCTCGACGGAGCCGATGAGGTTCAGGACCGCGATGAAGCCGAAGATCACGGCGAGACTCACGCTCACGCCGACGACGGCCTTGGTCCGGTCCGC contains:
- a CDS encoding type II/IV secretion system ATPase subunit, yielding MSQSTESEYSETLEDLDSKKAQVAARVRKLDAEKAEAQKMLAQIEETRKRTLFAALDSIKKRYFGRLLGDRGIKVKAPRVSGVEEATLGKITTIPKLVQRNMNEIEIQPILKNYSYVRIQYDTLANEYFYEVIEPKLIEEESELLDVLKEIIVANLELMQDADKAQKETYLRRVVDGLLRELGVELHPVSKERIMYYILRDFMRYGAIDVVMTDSQVEDVSCDGVQVPFYIYHRKYGSIPSNLKFDTAEELDSFVVWLAQKCGKHISVAMPMLDATIPDGSRLQATLGMHVTKRGSSFTIRRFRENPFTPLDMIRFKTLSPEMASYLWLAIENGQSMLICGGTASGKTTTLNAILLFIPPQMKIVSIEDTRELNLPHENWVPLLTRAGFGGKSVATGKAAGEIDMFDLLTAALRQRPQYMMVGEVRGSEAFVVFQAMATGKSAYTTFHADDVQAMVHRLENAPINLPRALVAALDIVLLQAQVKVGTDMTRRVKSIVEIVGTDPES
- a CDS encoding type II secretion system F family protein, producing the protein MPNPELEQARIRLYEKADRTKAVVGVSVSLAVIFGFIAVLNLIGSVEIAFRSGAQPVDNFLNWLVIAMLGFVGPYGFYMARKQREVKQIERRLPDFLRDVAEAGRFGMTLAEAIVVSSGGRYGRLTPEIKKMAAQISWGVPATEALRLFAERVKTPAVARVVAIIVKSSDAGGDVADVLTMVSHDTKETQLTEDERRITMSTYIAVIYISFLVFLVTIFILDATFLPKMVEASGALGAGPSGALASSSPLANNLPAVVQQIKTAFFIALIVHGLGDGILAGVLDNGKIPTGLRHSFIMLLIALLGVQLI